The DNA segment CTTTCACTGGCGTGCTTTTGAGGGCAAAGCAGCGAatggagttagattagattcccctacagtgtggaaataggcccttcggcccaaccagtccacactgaccctctgaagagtaacccacccagactcatttccctctgactgatgcatctaacactatgggtaatttatcatggtcaattcaccctgacctgcacgtctttggactgtgggagtaaaccagagcacccggaggaagcccacacaaagaatgtgcaaactccacacagacagtcgcccgaggctggaatcgaacctgggaccctggtgctgtgaggcggcagtgccaaccactgagccaccatggcacccACATTTTCCCCACCGGTGTCCTCATGGGCTCGAGAGTGATGGGTAAAAGTCGGGGTATGGTCGTGCTCCCCTGTGATACTGCCTCCCACCTCCAACGTCCAGTCGAATACCCCACCGGGGCGAAGGGGTTTGTGAGGACACTTTGGAACAGGCAGAAGGGCAGGGTCGGGTGCCCGaacattcttcctatcaaaatattCAAGAATCATCAAGGAGCCAGGCGAGGGATTTTAAATGGTGTCATTCTGTCCAAAGAGCACAGGAACGAACATAGGATTTAGGAGCcagagtaggcccttcagccccttggtgaaagtgaggactgcagatgctgaagatgagagtcaagattcgagtgatgctggaaaagcacagcaggtcattcccgatgaagggctcctgccctgaaatgtcgattttcccgctccctcggatgctgcctgacctgcccctTGAGCTGCCCTGGGCATTGAGACAGCATTCAGGAGCACTGAGATTCCCTTGCCAACTAACTGTTAAGAGTTAACCAAAGGCGCATTACAGCAGAAGCAATAGGAACAGgatcaggccatttggtccctcgaGTCTCTCCTccaattcaatagacaatagaggaggcctttgagccagcaccaccattcattatgatcatggctgatcatccacaatcagtatcctgttcctgccttattccttgattccactatcttgaagagctctatccatctctttcttgaaagtatccagagacttggcctccactgccttctggggcagagcattccatacacccaccactctctgggtgaagaagtttctcttcaactctgttctaaatggcctcccccttatttttaaactgtgtcctctggttctggactcgcccctcagcggaaacatgcttcctgcctccagagtgtccaatcctttaagatgtctcaatcagatcccctctcatccttctaaactcaagtgtatacaagcccagtcgctccaatcttgcgacatatgatagtcccgccattccaggaattgacctcgtgaactatgctgcactccctcaaatagccagaatgtccttcttcaaatttggagaccaaaactgtacacaggtGCGGTCTTGTTCGGTAAGATCGCTCCCTGTttgtggcctcctcctgtccatCTCCCATGATCCTTCACTCCACATTGATCAAAAGAATCTGTCCAATGCAGtaataaataaatttaaagacCCTCCTCCCACAGCACTCTGggcaagagaattccagaggctaATGATTGTCTGagaaaaaatatttctcctcatctcagtcttaaaagggGGGGGCCCTAATTCttaaaccatcttcctttgtcctAGACTCTGTCATAAGAGGAAAATAACCTCTGAGCTCCCTCAGGATGgggtgtcatagtcatagagatgtacagcacggaaacagaccctttggtccaactcatccatgccaaccagatatcccaacctaatctagtcccatttgccaacacttggcccatatccctctaaacccaggTATGCTCaataagatcgcctctcattcttccagtGGATACAGGCGTAACCTGTTCAACGTCTCCTCATCAaacaactccccctcctctccccaGGAACCCACTGAGCAAactttctttgaactgcttctgaAGCAATCCcgtatccttccttaagtaaggagaccgaAGTGAAGAGGCCAGATGTGGTTTAACCTACAACTGCAGCAAAACGTTTATGCTTGATTCCTcatgcaataaatgccaacatgctatttgccttcctaactacttgctgcacCTACATACTAAGGTTCTGTGATGGACTCATGCCACAGACTGGCACAGTATGGCACTTTGTTCCCACAATGCAACCCCGGCTCAATAGGTCAATGTACTAAAGCAGACCGAAGGGGGAGTGGAACAGTGGCTAAGTGATTGGCTCTGCTGCCTgccagacctgggttcaattccacccttgggcgactgtctgtgtggattttgtacatTCTTCCATGTGCGcgaatgggtttcctcccacagtccagaaacaTGCATGTTGGTCGGAGTGGCCTTGTGGAATggatgggtggattagccatgaaggCAGGGTTAAAGGAaggaggggtggtggggaggtCGGTCTGGATGGGACGCTCTtcagatgggccgaatggcctcttccagcACCGCAGGGGATTCTGTGagccgggggagggggggggggggtgggggtgagtcgCGTCTGGGTGCCTTAGCGTGAGCTGTCTCTGAGCGGAGCTCTCTTGTGCTTGCCCCTTCAGGAGTACGAGCAGCTGGAGAGAGAGAACGCCTCGCTGAAGAAGGAAATCCAGGGCCTGCAGGATGAGCTGAAGCAGTGGAGACAGGTCGTTCAGCAGCACGAGCCACACTGCTCCATGCTGCCCGCGTCTGGCGCTGCCCTCATCGGCAAGCAACACGTCAACGTGACAGACTTCCTCGCTGAAGACTGGCAGAAAGCGGAGGTCATGATGTACTAGACTGCAGCTCTCTCTCAAGAGAGAgtgttggggtggtggggggggtggttggGGTTAGGGTGCAATGGGGctaaagggggtggggtggggggggggaatgtgggGTAACTGTGGACTTCCAGCAGGCGCCATCCAGAAGCAGGTGGGCTGTGAAGTTCCCCCTGACTCCCCTACCTTACGGTGAGTGACTCCCGACGACAACTGGAGTGAAATTGCTGGACCCGCAGCCGACAGGCACGTACAatgggagcagaaggaggccattctgccccttgagccCGCCCCGTCCCTATCAGCTTTGTTCACAGACTCCCCAGAACGGTGGCACGCGACGTGGACCGTGCAGCGGATATCCGTGACTTCGGAGCGATTTTTTTGGGGCAATCTCTGAGGCGGGTTTGAGAATCCCGCGGCGGTAAAGGGGGCGGCACGAACCGCACGCCGGCGTGTCACCACGTGTTTGCCAAAGCCCCGTGAACTGCGCCGGCTCCTGTCGCCTGGAAAGAGAAgccttttccttctttctttctttccttcgaTCTCCGGTCTCGTGAACAGACGCAGCGTTGGATACGCGCTTTGCTGGATGCTCAGGGAGTGAGCGAGAGAAGGAAGCCATCAAAGATTTGGGAAGCAGTTTGGATCTCTTCCATTTTGTCATATTTGGGAGAGTCCATCTTCCCCCACTTTGCAATTCCTGTTCCCTTTCTTATCGCAGATGTaatgctctttttttttaagtatctATTTCAAACCTTTCACACATGCGAGTGCATTTTTGACCTGGATAGGGTGCAGTCTGTAAAGAGGTTAAAAtgtgcagcattttaaaaaaaatgtgtaattgaggtgggcatcgctggttgggctcagcatttattgccttgacCTAACTGCCCCTTGAAGTTGGTCGTGAGCCATCGCCTCGAACTGCTGGGGTtcaccggggggggggggaaggtacaCCTGAGGGTCACCCAAGGTCTACCCATCACCTCGAACTGCCAGGGTTCACCAGGGGGAGGGTGCACCCAAGGGTTTTCGTGACTGCACGCTCGACGAAGCCCAGAATGAGAGCCAGGCTGTTAAATGGGGAGATGTCTGGGAACATTTCTTCAAATGTAGTGAAACGCTTAGCTCCCTCTgtaaacaacaaatgctgctctCAGTCAGTTAAGATCTCAACTGAAAATTGACAGATCTTTCTTTTAATGGGACCAAATTGAGTTTCTCTTTCTTGATTCATTTGAGGTGAGGGTTACTGGTGAGCatctgttgtccatccctaactgcccttggaCGGAGTGTTGCTCTACCACTCCGACTGGGGGGCGGTTCAGAATCAACGCTGTGGGTCAGACGTCAAgcataggccagactgggtaaggaaggcagatttccttccctgaagggcattggtGAGCCAGATGGCATTTTCACCACAATGGCTTCATGGTTGAGGATGTGAACGGTCTCCTCTTGCTCAGACAAGAGCTGCCTTGTTTGGTTGCTAGGGTCCACCCCTAGCAACCAAACAAGGCAGCTCTTGTCTGAGCAAGTCATGCAGAGAGAGATTGGGGTAAAATGTGCTCTCTTCCCCCTCTTCCCTGCGCGACAAGACATCCATTCCAAACATGCATGGGTAAGTGTGTTTAAATGTAATTAGCATTCAGTTCCCCCCAAAACCAGCTTCCTTGAGCATTCCCTACTGTGTTGTTCCAAAgcatctaatcttaaaaaaaaccttatttAGGACACTGTTAGAtcctcagttggagtattgtgtgaacTTCTGTGCACCACTTGGTACAAAGGAATGCATGGAGAGAGTAGTGAAAGCAGATTACAAAAATAGTTCCAGGGATAGGAAGTTTCAGGTCGaggttggagaagttgggactgttccccTTGGAGAGTAGAAGTCAAAAGGGAGGTTTCATCGAAGCCGTTGGGGGTCCGGACTGAGGGAGAAACTAGTCCTGCTTGTCAAAGGATGGAGGAACAAAGGGCACAAGGGTTTTCAAAAATGTTCCGTGAAAGAAGCAATTGTAAAGTTTAGAAAAAAGCTTTCTCACACTGCAAGTAGTCAGGGTCTGGGCTCACTGCCCTGCTGGAGGCAGGTGCAGTTGAGGCGTTCAAGAGAGACACtgggatgattatttaaatgggaacaactggcagggttacagggaaaacgcAGCAGTTGGGCACTGAGGCAAAATGCGCAaacaggccaaatggtctccatTCTTCGGTTCTGTAATGCCGATGGGGTTGATCGAGTCAAAACCGTTCCCAAGGTCGGGAGGCTCAGTAatcatggggtggtgggggggggacaCTGATGACCAGCAAAGACACCCAAATGGGAGACGAGAACCTTTCTTTAACGCAGTGCGATCTTGGAAGTGCAGCCTCAGAGAGCGGTGGAAGGAGATTCAATAGGAacttttggcaaaaaaaaaccagGGGTGGAGGATAAATACCTGAAGAGAGGGGGAGAAACGGAATTTGTAGAAAGATGGCAGGGTGgattggggtggtggtggggtcaaTCGGACAGCCCAGTGGAGACACATTGGCCTGGATGAACCCGCCAGTGTCGTAGGAATCCACAACCACTtcaccccccccccagccccttAGTGGTTTTGGGGAGAAAAGTGTGGATTTGTGTGCATTAATCCCTGGGGCTTGTGAAACAGATGAAGTCCTGCCCATGTTGCTCTGATGTAGTGTGCTCTCTACACGTGCCACAGAGTCTATGGAGGAAACTCGCAGCATTACAGAAACAATTCCTGCCGAGGAGATTTATACACTAAACAGGAGTAAGCTCTATAGACATTGTCCCCTTACCTCAGTGTAAGATACGCCTTCATTTTGTAAAGTTAATGTATAAAGTTGTGTAAGTCCAGTTTTGGATGTGCATCCATTCTTGTTGAATTCAGTCAAtcctttttatatataaaaaaaataaagATTAGAAAACAGACTCAGACTGTGGACTTTCCCACATGACACATTTGAATTGAGTGGGCGCTGGAGGGGAGGTGAGATGGTCTCCCAATAGCAACTCACTCTGGTGGGTTCTGAGGCCCCACTTGAGGGTGCGGTTGTATTTTTTTTGAGGGGATGtgcttggggggtgggggggggaagtggGGAAACCCACTGGCTTaacatgcttttaaaaataaagccccGTCGAAGGGAACATCGAAACAACTAAACATTAATTTTAGCTGGGGGCGAGGGAAGGGAAATTTTAAATAGTTGTTGGGGGGGGGAAGATAACCCGCAGAAAGTGGGTCACTGGCAAAGAGCTCACGGTGGTGTGCGAGGGGAAAACTTCTCGCAAGCGGTTAAAACGGAGGAGGTGAGCCATCAGTGCTCTATCGCACAGGTACCTTTACCCAAGAGAGAGCTGCGTCAGAGTTAGTCCTTTCTCCCTGACCACGCGTGTACTCGCAGCTGGAGGATTGATACCTTTTCACCAAGCAGACACCCACCCGCATCCTGTTTTGATCGGCTTTCCAGTAAATGACCtttgtgagatttttttttttggggtGCTTTAGCCGACGTGACGTTCAGACATCCTGATGTCTGAAATTCCATTCTCTCGAacaggatgttttttttttcaaacctgtgctttttttttactacgagagagagagagagagtacaattGTCCTCGCA comes from the Chiloscyllium plagiosum isolate BGI_BamShark_2017 chromosome 45, ASM401019v2, whole genome shotgun sequence genome and includes:
- the LOC122543883 gene encoding basic leucine zipper transcriptional factor ATF-like; this translates as MKLLSLPTLCSMAETALDFSPEFETDDSSQNSEKDYDGDHKKLRRREKNRIAAQKSRQKQTQRADSLHQEYEQLERENASLKKEIQGLQDELKQWRQVVQQHEPHCSMLPASGAALIGKQHVNVTDFLAEDWQKAEVMMY